The proteins below come from a single Halostagnicola larsenii XH-48 genomic window:
- a CDS encoding FAD-binding protein — protein sequence MYEHDVIVVGAGGAGLRAAVAANEAGADVAMVTKLHPVRSHTGAAEGGINAALREGDDWELHAYDTMKGSDYLGDAPAVETLAQDAPEETISLEHWGMPFSREDDGRVSQRPFGGLSFPRTTYAGAETGHHLLHTMYEQVVKRGIQVYDEWYVMNLATSDEPDPNDRTCHGVVAYDVQSGQVEGFKANDGVILATGGPGQAFDHTTNAVSCTGDGHAMAYRAGVPLEDMEFIQFHPTTLPSTGVLLSEGVRGEGGILYNNEGERFMFEHGYANNDGELASRDVVARAELTEVSEGRGVEDEYVHLDMRHLGEERILDRLENILHLAEDFEGADGLVEPMPVKPGQHYAMGGIETDENGATCVDGLYAAGECACVSVHGANRLGGNALPELIVFGKRAGYHAAGGDLGEAEIETGYTDSVEEEDDTEFPVQPGSAGLEPAGDDVAADGSGQVTDADGVLQRAVETESERIDRLMNKDNGVQHAEIRSKLQKAMTDYVNVFRTEEGIKQALEIIRECREEYRDVYVADPSTTFNTDLQMTYETRNLIDVAETIALGALVRNEFRGAHWRQENQIRDDENWLKHTLVSWNAGKPSIWYRPVILEGESKKYEPKERSY from the coding sequence ATGTACGAACACGACGTAATCGTGGTCGGCGCGGGCGGTGCCGGCCTCAGGGCAGCGGTCGCGGCGAACGAGGCGGGAGCGGACGTGGCGATGGTCACGAAGCTTCACCCGGTTCGGAGCCACACCGGCGCGGCGGAGGGCGGTATCAACGCCGCGCTTCGCGAGGGCGACGACTGGGAACTCCACGCCTACGACACGATGAAAGGGTCGGACTACCTCGGGGACGCGCCGGCAGTCGAAACGCTGGCACAGGACGCGCCCGAGGAGACGATTTCTCTGGAGCACTGGGGAATGCCCTTCTCTCGAGAGGACGACGGTCGCGTCTCACAGCGGCCGTTCGGTGGCCTATCCTTCCCGCGAACGACCTACGCGGGCGCAGAGACGGGCCATCACCTGCTGCACACGATGTACGAGCAGGTCGTCAAACGCGGTATTCAGGTCTACGACGAGTGGTACGTGATGAACCTCGCGACCTCCGACGAGCCGGATCCGAACGATCGGACCTGCCACGGCGTCGTCGCCTACGACGTGCAGTCGGGTCAGGTCGAGGGATTCAAAGCGAACGACGGCGTGATTCTCGCGACCGGCGGTCCCGGACAAGCGTTCGATCACACCACCAACGCCGTCTCCTGTACCGGCGACGGCCACGCGATGGCATATCGTGCGGGCGTCCCGCTCGAGGACATGGAGTTCATCCAGTTCCATCCGACGACGCTTCCCTCGACCGGCGTGCTCCTCTCGGAAGGGGTTCGCGGCGAGGGTGGCATCCTCTACAACAACGAGGGCGAACGGTTCATGTTCGAGCACGGCTACGCGAACAACGACGGCGAACTCGCCTCTCGGGACGTCGTCGCGCGGGCTGAGCTGACGGAAGTCAGCGAGGGTCGGGGCGTCGAAGACGAGTACGTCCACCTCGACATGCGCCACCTCGGCGAGGAGCGGATCCTCGACCGCCTCGAGAACATTCTCCACCTCGCGGAGGACTTCGAGGGTGCCGACGGATTGGTCGAACCGATGCCCGTCAAACCCGGCCAGCACTACGCGATGGGTGGGATCGAGACCGACGAAAACGGCGCGACCTGTGTCGACGGACTCTACGCCGCCGGCGAATGTGCGTGTGTGTCCGTCCACGGTGCGAACCGCCTCGGCGGAAACGCGCTCCCCGAACTCATCGTCTTCGGCAAGCGAGCGGGCTATCACGCCGCTGGCGGCGACCTCGGCGAGGCAGAAATCGAAACCGGATACACCGATTCCGTCGAGGAAGAAGACGACACCGAGTTCCCCGTTCAGCCGGGTTCGGCCGGCCTCGAGCCAGCGGGCGACGACGTCGCGGCCGACGGCTCCGGACAGGTTACGGACGCCGACGGCGTGCTCCAGCGGGCCGTCGAAACCGAGTCCGAGCGCATCGATCGATTGATGAACAAAGACAACGGCGTCCAGCACGCCGAAATCCGGTCGAAACTTCAGAAGGCGATGACCGACTACGTCAACGTCTTCCGGACCGAGGAAGGGATCAAACAGGCCCTCGAGATCATCCGCGAGTGTCGCGAGGAGTACCGCGACGTCTACGTCGCCGACCCCTCGACGACCTTTAACACCGATCTCCAGATGACCTACGAGACCCGGAACCTAATCGACGTGGCTGAGACGATCGCACTCGGCGCGCTCGTCCGAAACGAGTTCCGCGGTGCCCACTGGCGACAGGAAAACCAGATCCGCGACGACGAGAACTGGCTGAAACACACGCTGGTCTCCTGGAACGCCGGCAAGCCATCGATCTGGTACCGACCGGTCATCCTCGAGGGCGAAAGCAAGAAGTACGAGCCCAAAGAGCGCAGCTACTGA
- the sdhC gene encoding succinate dehydrogenase, cytochrome b556 subunit — MSQSYNRGLIEDFGRWKEFSAGMWAWIFHKFTGWMLIGYLFTHIAVLSTAIGAANGQMMMVGGEEVNVFTGTIQGLEGLFIVRVLEVGLLAVAVFHILNGVRLLMVDLGIGLESQDKSFYASLVLTGAITVASVPTFLSGVGF, encoded by the coding sequence ATGAGTCAGTCTTACAATCGCGGTCTCATCGAGGACTTCGGCCGGTGGAAGGAGTTCTCGGCCGGAATGTGGGCGTGGATTTTTCACAAATTCACCGGGTGGATGCTGATCGGCTACCTGTTTACCCACATCGCCGTGTTGAGCACAGCAATCGGTGCGGCGAATGGACAGATGATGATGGTCGGCGGTGAGGAAGTAAACGTCTTCACGGGAACGATCCAGGGACTCGAGGGGCTCTTTATCGTTCGCGTGCTCGAGGTCGGTCTCCTCGCAGTCGCGGTCTTTCACATCCTAAACGGCGTGCGACTGTTGATGGTCGACCTCGGTATCGGGCTCGAATCCCAAGACAAGAGTTTCTACGCGTCACTGGTTCTCACGGGCGCTATCACCGTCGCGAGCGTTCCGACCTTCCTCTCGGGGGTGGGCTTTTAA
- a CDS encoding universal stress protein translates to MYDSILVATDGSDDASAAVTNAISLARALEIPLYGVAVVETRTAYDTGIVDPEEAEDRLRDQARDSLEALERAASEAGVSVTTALRTGPPHEEILAYADERDIGLLVVGSHGRSSFRRALLGSTVDAVVRLSERPVLVVDDEGASGRTSS, encoded by the coding sequence ATGTACGACTCGATCCTCGTTGCGACCGACGGGAGCGACGACGCGTCGGCCGCGGTGACGAACGCGATTTCGCTCGCTCGAGCGCTCGAAATCCCGCTTTACGGTGTCGCCGTCGTGGAAACGCGGACGGCCTACGATACCGGGATCGTCGATCCGGAGGAGGCCGAAGACCGGTTGCGAGACCAGGCCCGCGATTCGCTCGAAGCGCTCGAGCGGGCCGCGTCGGAGGCCGGCGTGTCGGTCACCACCGCGTTGCGAACCGGGCCGCCACACGAGGAGATCCTGGCGTACGCCGACGAACGCGACATCGGGCTACTGGTCGTCGGATCCCACGGACGGTCGTCGTTTCGACGAGCGCTGCTCGGGAGCACGGTGGACGCGGTCGTCCGCCTTTCCGAGCGACCCGTGCTCGTCGTCGACGACGAGGGGGCCTCCGGACGCACCTCGAGCTAA
- a CDS encoding succinate dehydrogenase, with the protein MAERYSSFTPGGTGWLLQRITAAFLVIVLAFHFFQLHFVTHAAEVTFAGTSARMENIGYFLTMVLFLITAAFHGINGIYNALVNQGLSGTPKKVVFAILTIAGVALVAQGIYVAIVMAGGTIS; encoded by the coding sequence ATGGCTGAGCGTTATTCCTCGTTCACGCCCGGCGGGACCGGTTGGCTACTCCAGCGGATCACCGCCGCGTTCTTGGTCATCGTGCTAGCGTTTCACTTCTTCCAGTTGCACTTCGTCACGCACGCAGCCGAAGTTACCTTCGCGGGAACCAGCGCGAGAATGGAAAACATCGGATATTTCCTGACGATGGTGCTGTTCCTGATCACGGCCGCGTTCCACGGTATCAACGGCATCTACAACGCGCTCGTCAATCAGGGACTCTCCGGTACGCCCAAAAAGGTCGTCTTCGCTATCCTGACCATCGCGGGCGTCGCACTCGTCGCACAGGGTATCTACGTCGCGATCGTCATGGCGGGAGGGACCATCTCATGA
- a CDS encoding prephenate dehydrogenase/arogenate dehydrogenase family protein produces the protein MDVLIVGGGSMGTWFGSAVDATVAYTDIDPDAAISAAEATNGQVANLESEERYDAVCLAVPMDHVAEAIAEYAPLAERAILDVSGVMAAPIEAMDAYATDLERVSLHPLFAPERAPGTVAVVREASGPVSAALLEDLVDAGNELLETTVDEHDEAMETIQAQTHAAILSFALAARQVPDGFETPVYDGLEDLARTVTGGTPHVYGEIQQTFDGADAVADAAARIADADGEEFEGLYESAAERWHDDTKLEPVAGGDRTADPDDVSHEGGDPE, from the coding sequence ATGGACGTACTGATCGTCGGCGGCGGATCGATGGGGACTTGGTTCGGCAGCGCCGTCGACGCGACAGTCGCGTACACCGACATCGATCCCGATGCCGCGATCAGCGCAGCTGAGGCGACGAACGGCCAGGTCGCGAACCTCGAGAGCGAGGAGCGCTACGACGCCGTCTGTCTCGCAGTACCGATGGATCACGTCGCCGAAGCGATCGCCGAGTACGCACCGCTCGCGGAGCGGGCGATTCTCGACGTTTCGGGCGTGATGGCTGCCCCAATCGAGGCGATGGACGCCTACGCGACCGACCTCGAACGGGTCAGCCTCCACCCGCTTTTCGCGCCCGAGCGGGCACCGGGAACGGTCGCCGTCGTTCGCGAGGCGAGCGGCCCGGTCTCAGCGGCTCTTCTCGAGGACCTGGTCGACGCCGGAAACGAACTGCTCGAGACGACGGTCGATGAACACGACGAGGCGATGGAGACGATTCAGGCCCAGACCCACGCGGCGATCCTCTCGTTCGCGCTCGCCGCGCGACAGGTTCCCGACGGGTTCGAAACCCCCGTCTACGACGGACTCGAGGATCTCGCGAGGACGGTGACGGGGGGAACCCCGCACGTCTACGGGGAGATCCAGCAGACCTTCGACGGCGCGGACGCCGTGGCCGACGCCGCAGCGAGGATCGCCGACGCGGACGGCGAGGAGTTCGAAGGGCTATACGAATCGGCGGCCGAGCGGTGGCACGATGACACGAAACTGGAGCCGGTTGCAGGCGGGGACCGGACCGCTGATCCTGACGACGTGAGCCACGAGGGAGGCGATCCGGAATGA
- a CDS encoding SelT/SelW/SelH family protein translates to MATVEIEYCVPCGFLSRAIDIQRALLTTFGEQLEAVTLRTGSDGVFVVRCDGDVVFDKSADGYDVDDIVRKVRTQL, encoded by the coding sequence ATGGCAACGGTCGAGATCGAATACTGCGTCCCGTGTGGGTTCCTCTCCCGCGCGATCGATATCCAGCGCGCGCTCCTGACGACGTTCGGCGAGCAACTCGAGGCAGTTACGCTTCGGACGGGATCCGACGGCGTGTTCGTCGTTCGGTGTGACGGCGACGTCGTATTCGATAAATCGGCAGACGGCTACGATGTCGACGACATTGTGCGAAAGGTTCGCACACAGTTGTGA
- a CDS encoding XapX domain-containing protein yields MSTQLIVLALLAGLATGALFRFLNVPIPAPPELPGIMGIIGIYVGYRLVEYLGVGVDLVEAFGW; encoded by the coding sequence ATGTCGACCCAACTTATCGTTCTCGCGCTGCTGGCCGGTCTGGCGACCGGCGCGCTATTTCGGTTTCTCAACGTCCCGATTCCGGCCCCGCCAGAGCTGCCCGGAATCATGGGTATCATCGGCATCTACGTCGGCTACAGGCTCGTCGAGTACCTCGGCGTCGGCGTGGACCTGGTTGAGGCGTTCGGCTGGTGA
- a CDS encoding universal stress protein has translation MTLLVPYDGSNLATSALEKATEFSDLLDEELVVLTVIPDDAEYAQERGWITRGEPFDAEAIAAGIRDRALSVAPTATFRTERVDSNEPTATATTDVVRAIRLVAGELEASVVFIGSENAGSVIAPLSSVGSPVANDQRYDVYVVRHTD, from the coding sequence ATGACACTACTCGTTCCCTACGACGGGTCGAATCTGGCGACGAGCGCGCTCGAGAAAGCGACGGAGTTCAGCGACCTGTTAGACGAGGAACTGGTCGTCCTGACGGTGATTCCGGACGACGCGGAGTACGCCCAGGAACGGGGCTGGATCACCAGGGGCGAACCGTTCGACGCCGAGGCGATCGCAGCGGGCATCCGCGACCGCGCGCTGTCGGTCGCGCCGACGGCGACGTTCCGAACCGAACGCGTCGACTCCAACGAACCGACCGCCACGGCGACCACGGACGTGGTCCGCGCGATTCGACTCGTCGCCGGCGAACTCGAGGCCTCCGTCGTCTTCATCGGCTCTGAGAACGCCGGGTCGGTCATCGCACCGCTCTCGAGCGTCGGCAGCCCCGTTGCGAACGATCAGCGCTACGACGTGTACGTCGTTCGGCACACGGACTGA
- a CDS encoding HD domain-containing protein produces MSDASAAEDARRVYVPDEDHHFPDEKCNEVLEFIKSDEEIQTYLEAQNVNAVDRKGYNDHGAKHIEIVRNRALCLYDLLKAGNVEFNGANQQGLEEADESVIITLAATLHDIGHVVHRDQHAYYSIPLAADILDRVLPEFYDLADSVRMKGEILHAIICHHTAETPLTTEGGIIRVADALDMERGRSRIPYEQGGRGINTLSSQAISRVSLHEGDSRPVMVEIAMTNAAGVYQVDNLLKAKLRGSGLEDDIRIVAVNTNENHDQLVERIEL; encoded by the coding sequence ATGAGCGACGCTTCAGCGGCCGAGGATGCTCGCCGCGTCTACGTTCCCGACGAGGATCACCACTTTCCCGACGAGAAGTGCAACGAGGTCCTCGAGTTCATCAAATCCGACGAGGAGATCCAGACCTATCTCGAGGCCCAGAACGTCAACGCAGTCGATAGAAAGGGGTACAACGATCACGGCGCGAAACACATCGAGATCGTTCGCAACCGCGCGCTCTGTCTGTACGATCTACTCAAAGCCGGAAACGTCGAGTTCAACGGGGCGAACCAGCAGGGCCTCGAGGAAGCCGACGAGTCGGTGATCATCACGCTCGCGGCGACGCTACACGACATCGGACACGTCGTCCACCGCGACCAGCACGCCTACTACTCGATCCCGCTCGCGGCCGACATTCTCGATCGGGTGTTACCCGAGTTCTACGACCTCGCCGACAGCGTTCGGATGAAAGGCGAGATCCTCCACGCGATCATTTGTCATCACACCGCCGAAACACCGCTGACGACTGAAGGCGGCATTATCCGCGTCGCGGACGCCCTGGACATGGAGCGTGGTCGATCGCGGATCCCCTACGAACAGGGCGGACGCGGAATCAACACCCTCTCGAGTCAGGCGATCAGCCGCGTGTCACTACACGAGGGCGATAGTCGGCCCGTGATGGTCGAAATCGCGATGACCAACGCCGCGGGCGTCTACCAGGTCGACAACCTCCTGAAAGCCAAGCTCCGAGGCTCCGGTCTCGAGGACGACATTCGAATCGTCGCCGTCAACACGAACGAGAACCACGACCAGCTCGTCGAGCGGATCGAACTATAA
- a CDS encoding succinate dehydrogenase/fumarate reductase iron-sulfur subunit translates to MSTQQQEQPDTQEAPTDPEMKGAESPQQERLEKKEQGLAEAESVDESDLEGESVHLKVFRYDPEVSGKQEPRFDEFHVPFEKGMTVLDALIFARDEFDSSLTFRHSCRQAICGSDAFFINGSQRLGCKTQISDLQQPIRVEPLPHQEVVKDLVVDMDHFYDQMHAVEPYFQQEDLPEGDLEEQRQDRENREKVKMSTRCIWCGACMSSCNIAAGDNQYLGPAAINKAYKFAMDEREDEEIKEHRLRILEQEHGVWRCQTQFSCTEVCPKDIPLTEHIQELKREAVKKNLKFW, encoded by the coding sequence ATGAGCACACAACAACAAGAACAACCCGACACGCAAGAGGCACCGACCGACCCCGAAATGAAGGGTGCCGAGTCGCCCCAGCAGGAGCGACTCGAGAAAAAAGAGCAGGGACTGGCCGAAGCGGAATCGGTCGACGAATCTGATCTCGAGGGTGAGTCGGTTCACCTGAAGGTGTTCCGCTACGACCCCGAGGTCAGCGGGAAACAGGAGCCGCGATTCGACGAGTTCCACGTTCCCTTCGAGAAGGGGATGACCGTCCTCGACGCGCTGATCTTCGCGCGCGACGAGTTCGACTCGTCGCTGACCTTCCGTCACTCCTGTCGACAGGCGATCTGTGGATCGGACGCCTTCTTCATCAACGGTTCCCAGCGACTCGGCTGTAAAACCCAGATTTCGGACCTCCAACAGCCGATTCGCGTCGAACCGCTTCCACACCAAGAAGTCGTCAAGGACCTGGTCGTCGATATGGATCACTTTTACGACCAGATGCACGCCGTCGAACCGTACTTCCAGCAGGAGGACCTCCCCGAGGGCGACCTCGAGGAGCAACGACAGGATCGCGAGAACCGCGAGAAGGTCAAAATGTCCACGCGCTGTATCTGGTGTGGCGCGTGTATGTCCTCGTGTAACATCGCGGCCGGCGACAACCAGTATCTCGGTCCGGCGGCGATCAACAAAGCGTACAAGTTCGCGATGGACGAACGCGAGGACGAGGAGATCAAAGAGCACCGACTTCGGATCCTAGAGCAGGAACACGGCGTCTGGCGCTGTCAGACCCAGTTTTCCTGTACCGAGGTCTGTCCGAAAGACATCCCCCTCACGGAGCACATTCAGGAGCTCAAACGTGAGGCAGTCAAGAAGAACCTGAAATTCTGGTAA
- a CDS encoding helix-turn-helix domain-containing protein, with the protein MAHSATTTLDASIPTDLDSARAKLVYLYLAATGGATADDLCDDLSVTKGTVLSITGTLQDRGYLERRNGRYELA; encoded by the coding sequence ATGGCACACTCAGCGACGACGACTCTCGACGCGTCGATTCCGACCGATCTCGATTCTGCGCGGGCCAAACTCGTCTATTTGTATCTCGCCGCGACCGGCGGAGCGACCGCGGACGACCTCTGTGATGATCTCTCGGTCACGAAAGGGACGGTTCTCTCGATTACGGGAACGCTCCAGGACCGGGGGTATCTCGAGCGACGGAACGGTAGATACGAACTCGCGTGA
- a CDS encoding twin-arginine translocase TatA/TatE family subunit has protein sequence MAFETAPLFAPIPGGTELLVILFIAILLFGANKIPKLARSTGEAMGEFQKGREKVETELEEMRETGTYDDVDDEEEESDFVDTEPVTSENDTATDAKTETETESN, from the coding sequence ATGGCATTCGAAACTGCACCGCTGTTTGCTCCCATTCCAGGGGGGACGGAACTATTAGTCATCCTTTTCATCGCGATTTTGCTCTTCGGAGCAAACAAGATTCCCAAACTCGCTCGGTCGACGGGAGAGGCGATGGGCGAATTCCAGAAAGGGCGTGAAAAGGTCGAAACTGAACTCGAGGAAATGCGCGAAACCGGCACCTACGACGATGTCGATGACGAGGAGGAAGAGTCCGACTTCGTCGACACGGAGCCTGTGACATCCGAGAACGACACGGCCACAGACGCCAAGACGGAGACGGAAACCGAATCGAACTAA
- a CDS encoding redoxin domain-containing protein → MPETGDTAPDFTAPLANGDIDSFTLSDRLTDDAPIVLAFFPGAFTGVCTTEMCTFQDRLSAFNDLDATVYGISVDSPFSLNEFRDQNDLEFDLLSDFEKEIIDDYGVRMDFDDLGVYGVAKRSVFVINGDGEITYSWVTDDPGVEPEYAEVEDAVADAS, encoded by the coding sequence ATGCCAGAAACCGGCGACACCGCACCAGACTTCACGGCACCGCTCGCAAACGGCGACATCGACTCGTTCACGCTCTCGGACCGTCTCACCGACGACGCGCCGATCGTCCTCGCGTTCTTCCCCGGCGCGTTTACGGGCGTCTGTACGACCGAGATGTGTACGTTCCAGGATCGTCTCTCGGCGTTCAACGACCTCGACGCGACGGTGTACGGAATCAGCGTCGACTCGCCGTTCTCGCTCAACGAGTTCCGCGACCAGAACGACCTCGAGTTCGACCTGCTAAGCGACTTCGAAAAGGAGATCATCGACGACTACGGCGTACGCATGGACTTCGACGACCTCGGCGTCTACGGCGTCGCCAAACGCTCCGTCTTCGTGATCAACGGCGACGGCGAAATCACCTACTCGTGGGTAACTGACGATCCGGGCGTCGAACCGGAGTACGCCGAAGTCGAAGACGCGGTCGCCGACGCGTCCTGA
- a CDS encoding small ribosomal subunit Rsm22 family protein: MNVTDRREAVRSNAKYLRNVRPIDPEEICEYIEDTPHPAVVRQDLREQAADLELLEREDGTFVPADDEPVPPRRDTVDGFPPAYEQRVESLLADRYGPNWADGASGDLLRSTIRRFKAQYLEGAPVEYDEDVAAGYAIYHLPGYYAATQYTLDSLATRGLLQRNLRVLDIGAGVGGPALGLVDYLPDDSLLEYHAVEPSAAADVLEELLEETGRNVHPTIHRTTIEAFDPAAASSEAFDPTRAEEGFDLVLIANVLSELEDPEAVLRSALDVLAPDGAVVAIAPADKQTSIQLRRLERAVEDDAIGAEDALEWSTDAPAGDDRDSISVYGPAVRLWPGERPSDRGWSFDVRPDLAVPSFQQRLEDAADETDEAYTQGEFVNADVQFSYSILRRDGQRRIDLALEPGSWAKMAEMDRHVPNRIDLVAAKLSHSLSDDDGQGSTNPVFKISDGSERVEHYAVLTNETSMNRALCEAEYGEVCSFDGALALWNDDEGAYNLVVDEETVVDRLV; the protein is encoded by the coding sequence ATGAACGTAACCGATCGACGAGAGGCCGTCCGGTCGAACGCGAAGTACCTTCGCAACGTCAGGCCGATCGACCCGGAGGAGATCTGCGAGTACATCGAGGACACGCCACACCCCGCCGTCGTCCGCCAGGATCTCCGCGAACAGGCGGCGGATCTCGAGTTACTCGAGCGCGAGGACGGCACCTTCGTTCCCGCCGACGACGAACCGGTTCCGCCGCGTCGTGACACCGTCGACGGATTTCCGCCAGCGTACGAACAGCGCGTCGAATCCCTGCTGGCCGACCGGTACGGGCCGAACTGGGCCGACGGCGCGTCGGGCGACCTCCTCCGGTCGACGATCCGCCGATTCAAAGCGCAGTACCTCGAGGGCGCGCCCGTCGAGTACGACGAGGACGTCGCGGCTGGGTACGCGATCTACCACCTGCCGGGCTACTACGCCGCCACACAGTACACCCTCGACTCGTTAGCGACGCGTGGCTTACTCCAGCGAAACCTCCGCGTGCTCGACATCGGTGCCGGCGTCGGCGGCCCCGCGCTCGGACTGGTGGACTACCTGCCCGACGATTCGCTTCTCGAGTATCACGCGGTCGAACCGAGCGCGGCGGCCGACGTTCTCGAGGAACTGCTCGAAGAAACCGGGCGAAACGTTCACCCGACTATTCACCGGACGACGATCGAAGCCTTCGACCCGGCGGCCGCGAGCAGCGAGGCGTTCGACCCGACGCGAGCCGAGGAGGGCTTCGACCTCGTCCTGATCGCGAACGTCCTGAGCGAACTCGAGGACCCGGAAGCAGTCCTCAGGTCCGCACTGGACGTGCTCGCGCCCGACGGGGCGGTGGTCGCGATCGCACCGGCGGACAAACAGACGAGCATCCAGCTTCGTCGACTCGAGCGAGCGGTCGAAGACGACGCGATCGGTGCCGAAGACGCGCTCGAGTGGTCCACGGACGCACCCGCGGGCGACGACCGGGACTCGATCAGCGTCTACGGCCCCGCCGTTCGACTCTGGCCGGGCGAACGCCCGTCCGATCGCGGCTGGTCGTTCGACGTCCGACCCGACCTCGCCGTTCCGTCGTTCCAGCAGCGGCTCGAGGACGCCGCAGACGAAACCGACGAGGCGTACACTCAGGGCGAGTTCGTCAACGCCGACGTCCAGTTTTCCTATTCGATCCTGCGACGCGACGGACAGCGCCGGATCGATCTGGCGCTCGAGCCGGGTTCGTGGGCGAAGATGGCCGAAATGGATCGACACGTACCGAACCGGATCGATCTCGTTGCCGCAAAACTGAGTCACTCGCTGAGCGACGACGACGGTCAGGGGTCGACCAACCCCGTGTTCAAGATCAGCGATGGAAGCGAACGCGTCGAGCACTACGCCGTTCTCACGAACGAGACGTCGATGAATCGCGCATTGTGCGAGGCCGAGTACGGCGAGGTCTGTTCGTTCGACGGCGCGCTCGCGCTCTGGAACGACGACGAAGGCGCGTACAACCTGGTCGTGGACGAAGAGACCGTCGTCGACCGCCTCGTCTGA
- the surE gene encoding 5'/3'-nucleotidase SurE, which yields MTDSLEILLTNDDGIDSPGIRALYDALSEVANVTVVAPASDQSAVGRSISHEANVIDHELGYALEGTPSDCVVAGLAELGPEPDLVVSGCNGGANLGEYVLGRSGTISAAVEAAFFDVPAIATSLYVPATGDRSFDEIELGMESFGEATRITSYLAEHALESGIFEHAAYLNVNVPMPNGTPADIEITRPSKRYDMDATLNGNSIRLRDCVWEEMNPESISDPPGTDRHAVVNGRISISPLTAPHTTNHHETLERLVERYRSHLR from the coding sequence ATGACCGACTCCCTCGAGATCCTGCTGACGAACGACGACGGGATCGACAGCCCCGGCATTCGCGCGCTGTACGACGCGCTATCGGAGGTTGCAAACGTCACCGTCGTTGCGCCCGCATCCGACCAGAGCGCGGTTGGCCGGTCGATCTCTCACGAAGCGAACGTGATCGACCACGAACTCGGCTACGCGCTCGAGGGAACCCCCTCTGACTGCGTGGTCGCCGGCCTCGCGGAACTCGGTCCCGAACCGGATCTCGTCGTCTCGGGCTGTAACGGCGGTGCGAACCTCGGCGAGTACGTACTCGGTCGGTCCGGCACCATCAGCGCCGCCGTCGAAGCCGCGTTTTTCGACGTTCCCGCGATCGCGACCTCGCTGTACGTGCCGGCGACCGGAGATCGATCGTTCGACGAGATCGAACTCGGGATGGAATCGTTCGGGGAGGCGACGCGAATCACCTCCTACCTCGCCGAGCACGCCCTCGAGAGCGGGATCTTCGAGCACGCCGCGTATCTCAACGTGAACGTCCCGATGCCGAACGGCACGCCCGCGGACATCGAGATTACGCGCCCATCGAAGCGCTACGACATGGACGCCACCCTGAACGGTAACTCGATCCGACTCAGAGATTGCGTCTGGGAGGAGATGAATCCCGAGTCGATCTCCGACCCGCCGGGAACCGATCGCCACGCCGTCGTCAACGGCCGTATCAGTATCTCTCCGTTGACTGCACCGCACACGACGAATCATCACGAAACGCTCGAGCGACTCGTCGAGCGCTACCGGAGTCACCTTCGATGA
- a CDS encoding helix-turn-helix transcriptional regulator — translation MVFNALWTRLSSLWETDDSETGTTDGSSSGGTDRSSSNAEETLSYAEQVEYGVDERDLPDEDKVLRMLVKRGGRVDENTVLEETGWTQEHLMDVIDGMENDNEVSALSVGRKRVICRRGFEPKGYRSHLNE, via the coding sequence ATGGTATTTAACGCGCTCTGGACACGACTGTCGTCCCTCTGGGAAACCGACGACTCCGAGACGGGGACGACTGATGGTTCGTCCTCGGGGGGAACGGACCGGTCGTCCAGCAACGCTGAGGAAACGTTAAGCTACGCCGAACAGGTGGAGTACGGCGTCGACGAGCGGGATCTTCCCGACGAAGACAAGGTCCTCAGGATGCTCGTCAAGCGCGGCGGGCGCGTCGACGAGAACACCGTTCTCGAGGAAACCGGGTGGACCCAGGAACATCTGATGGACGTCATCGATGGGATGGAAAACGACAACGAAGTCAGCGCGTTGAGCGTCGGCCGCAAACGCGTCATCTGCCGTCGCGGGTTCGAGCCGAAGGGGTATCGATCACACCTGAACGAATAG